In Fibrobacter sp. UWB15, the following proteins share a genomic window:
- a CDS encoding cadherin repeat domain-containing protein gives MKKLGLALALAVPSFAGAPVEPFQFSEVGSGHDAQQAEWDYLMKFKMFGTKGIEFHNESIRVTDSVGWFGTSKGSLKLSDNGKDTIGGPILVGKNVTFHLGPDVFTTGPMYVAGDVNVVASGFKDNASKFAGTVCVGGSADQAFVDKFGAETNRLFTNLNSSTARACPDSVPKIKTDLEIPVNKASSYDITMPDGNLAGAGDGSTYETYTIQVPATADGSDKPYDVHIGHIKMENYSKILVKQPYGGRLTRLFIDDLDIETTKGRIVVATEDSVVAGKYNELKNDEYLGTLLIYTNSNLKILSMDKNYAYFQGSIISKGTITIEHHLILAGQVLADSIYIDTDFDGKSFIYVPFGGPEIDPNLLKDGKWIENSRDSLVPIFLDTIPGTNVKFSYCFEVDPNGEPDPKKDASATPRKAVLADFKKTSKSKFPVCALNQSERVLIKEGNLQPTDETKIYINVISDSYDEGEEILVLKIFDLVGAVMPGNKKEGRFNLVVTDVRPPHFDDDVKSYNVNENTAKGTEFATIPVDGVEIAATAIDDFKLIVGGTDATLAKTLFDFELVKLENSTDPSLYDSAYVKMTVKTETLNYEALTKTSLKLTFSLENDGKITDASDRTINVLDVNEVPEIKKIYDPSLTVAAGNFDTLSVKENVAKGTTVGIVNAVDPDIYNVIAYGHLAFSIVEASSVPFTMKDSVIVVNDASKMNHETKDSVYTFTVKVDNCELATDGSWTKNCLTTNHKVTVKIANVPEDPEIECFGGDQNCKGPYKALENSKIDSVIHIFKLSDPDIGQLATLKTTVKDNKTNQTSTLFDAKISHDTLSLKVKSKIDYEKVEPYYEVTVTVTDADNKQDTIIRKINIIDVNETPTIDSLARKNDGYTGTGTRSKFTLYPKENLKVNDPIGIVRTTDPDIYNADFRKLTFSIVETDVPFKMTDSTIVVKDASKMNRETADSVYIFTVKVENCAKDPITGVNACLDTTQVITVRIQNVPEGPEIKCFENDTICDGPFTVAENSATGTIIHAFLVDDPDLGQIATLKATLTDLSGTGADSLFAVKIVKDSLRVYVKDKSKLNYEAVRDTHKVRLTIKDTDNLGDSIVRVIYIVDVNEAPVFATKDTTIEVKENTPNGTVVGKLPAFDPDTKHVKEFGHLEYFIIGNNIPFTMDSNKIVVTNVDTLDYESLKPDTVFTFKVQVANCEWNKTSGKYDGACLYDTAKVSLAVTDVPEKTVIIPDCKGDSCTECTGPDCHDIVDSLCKGPNCTGVHTHDSVLTLAVEENVPTGYKIIDYLVADEDVGTGHKDSLYAYFKNTNASGADSLFKIYVQKVGGKWRVVVAVKDGSKLDYETVSDIHKLTIYVSDPEDPAGMGDSIRRIIEVVDVNEAPKAKDADLKPEENLPKGTVIGKLDVTEPDIKHVKEFGHLEYSIIGKDSTFAFVMDSNEVKVNDPTKMDYELAVHKYVFDVLISNCELNSTSGKYDGACLYDTAKVTVDIQDVNEKPTIIVDGPVPDGDDDSDTLCVAVCDTTDRGVKSKDSILTIGIKENPDNPNGTKKIVTPTGMILFQYHVADEDTNHATGAKVTWFDAGTTIPGVSTKGSDLFTIAYDSVKHVITVRVKDEKLLDYETLRNATSRDDPDPEYTMGIVVTDPDGLADTLYRKIRVTDENEKPLFDVWPLVITENNHINDSLGHVEHPSDIDSMSRNPELYDNGFKMTGGDTALFWLDKDSTDLMRVMIRANVVLDCENGEYICGQDSMYWVYMTYGDTTLKTVYTDLKIPVKLIDLNEPPKILTDTIGVDENSPKGTVVDTIKWDDIDRFDSVMTFKIVDDPIGCFEIDSKTGVVTISDSKCPGLDFEKNPTIDLKISITDMVDITDRSLISGDPITVTKTIKVNIHDVNEPPSITDKTITVKEDTKPGTVVDTVRATDPDKDPKKRDLTYKLVGGDTTTFKIDPKTGALTLIDTLDYENKNNYYVDVQVDDGEFYDTAKVKINIGNIEEWTTVEITEASSDKKTWEDPETIYTNHAIREICWNQDGYDTCMTDLNIAKDSVVVIKWKNPAKDHAGSDTVRIYFSDAIPEVTVTGKPTLVDAENVFTLVEDMGNDTNIYINTMKDSVWVTIKDPAGKRDTSFAIEVNLDPVTVSQGTLDKVSKIADSKLMRDETGKKVTETPVNANAIKFSYKEIVGQDTVTISYMTDKKGNPIKVPVINDKGKVDSVEVITVTYKTRVGGNNGKDVEVSYQADALTGEIFVKGPSGELMEQGASKTVFANMDKDTSKTFSRYTTNEGLFTITTTTRDALGNDRTISYFVDKKGNKVKSPEGDMGFSVTYTYENKYGNVATESVFIVVDQVLPKVEILSPTNKEIIRSNSVQVVWTVDGVVQDTLTLQGLSKGPNPIIRIYRDKAGNEASATVYVYMKDSKDVDISVEQPVTEISREKIEEYYAINPPEKGETFAVSIRNPTTGEEVETLIGGDFKTKEGSGKEPYPGASGSKHLGPTLAMDIKVPVIDAISGLATLDDLITPDGMIALERTNSKKSHKITVEEYVEEFCEDGFKIGSDASKVNLFDIKLNAKIWVYTSLGNFVDYFSFTQELNDPTFTDDAGLLEMYFEMKPDKDGFVRADNGKQYATGAFVYKVQANIRSKARCTIPDGTYDPDHNTGDGYGETTKRKGDVVKNSDELLKSFGYRRPKNK, from the coding sequence ATGAAAAAACTCGGCCTTGCACTGGCATTGGCGGTTCCATCTTTTGCGGGTGCTCCTGTGGAACCGTTCCAATTCAGTGAAGTTGGCTCTGGCCATGATGCCCAGCAGGCAGAATGGGACTATTTGATGAAATTCAAAATGTTCGGTACCAAGGGTATTGAATTCCATAATGAAAGTATCCGCGTTACCGATTCCGTTGGTTGGTTTGGAACCTCCAAAGGTAGTCTTAAGTTGAGCGACAATGGTAAGGATACCATTGGTGGCCCGATTCTTGTTGGTAAAAATGTTACCTTCCATCTTGGACCGGATGTATTTACTACGGGACCGATGTATGTTGCGGGTGATGTTAATGTTGTTGCGTCTGGTTTTAAAGATAATGCAAGTAAATTTGCCGGCACTGTGTGTGTTGGTGGATCTGCAGATCAGGCTTTTGTAGACAAATTTGGAGCCGAAACGAACAGATTGTTTACCAATTTGAATTCTTCTACGGCGAGAGCTTGCCCTGATAGTGTTCCGAAGATTAAAACCGATTTGGAAATTCCTGTAAATAAAGCCTCGTCGTACGATATAACGATGCCTGATGGGAATTTGGCGGGTGCTGGTGATGGCAGTACCTATGAAACTTATACGATTCAAGTTCCTGCAACAGCAGATGGTTCTGATAAACCGTATGATGTTCATATCGGTCATATTAAAATGGAAAACTACTCTAAGATTCTTGTTAAACAGCCCTATGGTGGTCGTTTGACGAGACTCTTTATTGACGATCTTGATATTGAAACGACAAAAGGTCGTATTGTTGTTGCTACTGAGGACTCGGTTGTTGCTGGTAAATACAATGAATTGAAAAACGATGAATATTTGGGAACGCTGTTGATTTATACAAACAGCAATCTTAAAATTTTGTCGATGGATAAAAACTATGCTTATTTCCAAGGTTCAATCATTTCTAAAGGTACAATAACGATTGAACACCACTTGATTCTTGCTGGTCAGGTGCTGGCAGATAGCATTTATATTGATACGGACTTCGATGGCAAAAGCTTCATTTATGTTCCGTTTGGAGGACCAGAAATTGACCCTAATCTGTTGAAAGACGGAAAATGGATTGAAAATAGTCGTGATTCGTTGGTTCCCATTTTCTTGGATACAATTCCGGGAACCAATGTGAAGTTTAGTTATTGCTTTGAAGTGGATCCTAATGGTGAACCTGATCCGAAAAAGGATGCCAGCGCAACGCCGAGAAAAGCAGTTCTTGCAGATTTTAAAAAGACGTCGAAATCCAAATTCCCTGTTTGTGCTTTGAATCAATCGGAACGGGTGTTGATTAAAGAGGGTAATCTACAGCCGACAGATGAGACCAAAATCTATATCAATGTGATTTCTGATTCTTATGATGAAGGCGAAGAAATCCTTGTTTTGAAGATTTTTGACCTTGTTGGTGCTGTAATGCCTGGAAATAAGAAAGAAGGTAGGTTTAATCTTGTTGTTACAGATGTTCGTCCTCCTCATTTTGATGATGATGTTAAAAGTTATAATGTCAATGAAAATACGGCCAAGGGGACTGAGTTTGCTACAATCCCAGTTGATGGTGTAGAAATTGCAGCAACTGCTATTGATGATTTTAAACTTATTGTTGGTGGTACTGATGCTACGCTCGCCAAGACATTATTTGATTTTGAACTGGTGAAATTAGAAAATAGTACTGATCCGTCTCTTTATGATTCCGCTTATGTCAAGATGACTGTTAAGACCGAAACTCTTAACTATGAAGCTCTAACGAAGACGTCGCTCAAATTGACTTTCAGTTTGGAAAATGACGGCAAAATTACTGACGCTTCTGATCGTACGATTAACGTTCTTGATGTGAACGAAGTTCCGGAAATCAAGAAAATCTATGATCCTAGTTTGACTGTCGCCGCAGGTAATTTCGACACTTTGAGTGTAAAGGAAAATGTCGCAAAGGGAACTACGGTTGGCATTGTTAATGCAGTGGATCCTGACATTTACAATGTGATTGCATATGGTCACTTGGCTTTCTCTATTGTTGAAGCCTCTAGTGTTCCGTTCACGATGAAGGATTCTGTGATTGTCGTTAACGACGCATCTAAGATGAATCATGAAACTAAGGACAGCGTTTATACATTTACCGTTAAAGTTGACAACTGCGAATTGGCAACTGATGGCTCGTGGACAAAGAATTGCTTGACTACAAACCATAAGGTGACCGTGAAGATTGCGAATGTTCCTGAAGATCCTGAAATTGAATGCTTTGGCGGTGATCAGAATTGTAAGGGTCCGTATAAGGCTCTTGAAAATTCCAAAATTGACTCTGTGATTCACATTTTCAAGCTCTCTGACCCGGATATTGGTCAGCTTGCAACATTGAAAACTACAGTCAAGGATAACAAGACTAATCAAACCTCTACGTTATTTGATGCTAAAATTTCACACGATACCTTGAGCCTTAAGGTCAAGAGTAAGATTGACTACGAAAAGGTTGAACCGTATTATGAAGTAACTGTAACTGTAACGGATGCCGATAACAAGCAAGATACGATTATTCGTAAAATCAACATTATTGACGTCAACGAAACTCCTACGATCGATAGCCTTGCTCGCAAGAATGATGGTTATACGGGTACGGGCACAAGGAGTAAGTTTACCTTGTATCCGAAGGAAAATCTGAAGGTGAACGATCCTATCGGTATCGTTCGTACGACCGATCCGGATATCTACAACGCTGATTTCAGAAAGCTGACGTTCTCCATTGTTGAAACGGATGTGCCGTTCAAGATGACTGATTCGACGATCGTCGTGAAGGACGCTTCGAAGATGAACCGTGAAACGGCTGATAGCGTCTATATCTTTACGGTGAAGGTCGAAAACTGCGCGAAGGATCCGATCACCGGTGTGAATGCTTGCTTGGATACAACGCAGGTGATTACGGTGAGAATCCAGAACGTTCCGGAAGGACCGGAAATCAAGTGCTTCGAAAACGATACGATTTGCGACGGTCCGTTCACAGTTGCAGAAAACTCTGCAACAGGAACCATTATCCATGCATTCCTGGTTGATGACCCGGACCTCGGTCAGATTGCAACTCTTAAGGCAACTCTTACTGACCTTAGCGGTACCGGAGCTGATTCCCTGTTCGCTGTTAAGATTGTGAAGGATTCCTTGAGGGTGTATGTCAAGGATAAGTCGAAACTGAACTACGAAGCTGTGAGGGACACTCATAAGGTTCGTTTGACGATTAAGGATACCGATAACCTTGGTGATTCCATTGTCCGCGTCATCTACATTGTCGACGTGAACGAAGCTCCGGTGTTTGCAACTAAGGATACGACGATTGAAGTTAAGGAAAATACGCCTAACGGTACTGTCGTTGGCAAGTTGCCTGCTTTTGACCCGGATACCAAGCATGTCAAGGAATTCGGTCACCTGGAATACTTTATCATTGGTAATAACATCCCGTTCACGATGGATTCCAACAAGATTGTCGTGACCAATGTTGATACCTTGGATTATGAATCCTTGAAGCCGGATACCGTGTTCACGTTCAAGGTTCAGGTCGCAAACTGTGAATGGAACAAGACTTCTGGCAAGTACGATGGCGCATGTCTCTACGATACCGCCAAGGTCTCGCTGGCTGTGACGGATGTGCCTGAAAAGACGGTCATTATTCCTGATTGTAAGGGTGACAGCTGCACGGAATGCACTGGTCCGGATTGCCACGACATTGTGGACTCGCTCTGCAAGGGCCCGAACTGCACCGGTGTTCATACCCACGATTCTGTCTTGACTCTTGCGGTAGAGGAAAATGTTCCGACCGGTTACAAGATTATCGACTACTTAGTTGCTGACGAAGACGTCGGAACTGGCCATAAGGATTCTCTGTACGCATACTTCAAGAATACGAATGCCTCTGGCGCTGACAGCCTGTTCAAGATTTATGTGCAGAAGGTCGGTGGCAAGTGGAGAGTCGTGGTTGCCGTAAAGGATGGCAGCAAGCTTGACTACGAAACTGTCAGCGACATTCACAAACTCACGATTTACGTTAGCGATCCTGAAGATCCTGCCGGTATGGGTGACTCTATCCGCCGCATTATCGAAGTTGTCGACGTGAACGAAGCTCCGAAGGCTAAGGATGCTGACCTGAAGCCCGAAGAAAATCTGCCGAAGGGTACTGTCATTGGTAAGCTTGATGTGACCGAACCGGATATTAAGCATGTCAAGGAATTTGGCCACTTGGAATACTCTATTATCGGTAAGGATAGCACATTTGCCTTTGTCATGGACTCCAACGAGGTTAAGGTGAATGACCCGACCAAGATGGATTACGAATTGGCCGTTCATAAGTATGTGTTCGATGTTCTTATTTCGAACTGCGAACTGAATTCGACCTCCGGCAAGTATGATGGCGCATGCCTCTATGACACAGCCAAGGTGACTGTAGACATTCAGGATGTTAATGAAAAGCCGACGATTATTGTCGATGGTCCTGTTCCGGATGGCGACGACGATTCCGATACGCTTTGCGTGGCTGTCTGCGATACTACAGACCGTGGCGTCAAGAGCAAGGATTCTATCCTTACCATTGGTATCAAGGAAAATCCGGATAATCCGAATGGTACTAAGAAGATCGTTACTCCGACGGGTATGATCTTGTTCCAGTATCATGTTGCTGACGAAGATACCAACCATGCTACTGGTGCTAAGGTAACTTGGTTCGATGCTGGTACGACAATTCCGGGCGTGAGCACGAAGGGCTCCGACCTCTTTACGATTGCTTACGATTCTGTAAAGCATGTGATTACGGTGCGCGTCAAGGACGAAAAGCTGCTTGACTACGAAACACTTAGAAATGCAACTTCTCGTGATGATCCGGATCCGGAATACACGATGGGCATTGTCGTGACCGACCCGGATGGCTTGGCCGATACGCTGTATCGTAAGATTCGCGTGACGGATGAAAACGAAAAGCCGCTCTTCGATGTCTGGCCGCTCGTGATTACCGAAAACAACCATATTAACGATTCCCTTGGCCACGTGGAACACCCGAGCGATATCGACTCGATGTCTAGGAATCCGGAATTGTACGATAACGGCTTCAAGATGACGGGTGGTGATACCGCATTGTTCTGGCTCGACAAGGACTCTACGGACTTGATGCGAGTCATGATTCGCGCGAATGTCGTGCTTGACTGCGAAAATGGTGAGTATATCTGCGGCCAGGATTCCATGTACTGGGTGTACATGACGTATGGCGATACGACCCTCAAGACTGTCTATACAGACTTGAAGATTCCTGTCAAGCTGATTGACTTGAACGAACCGCCTAAGATTCTGACCGATACCATCGGTGTTGATGAAAACTCGCCGAAGGGTACCGTTGTCGATACGATCAAGTGGGATGACATTGACCGCTTCGATTCTGTGATGACCTTCAAGATTGTTGACGATCCGATTGGCTGCTTCGAAATCGATTCGAAGACGGGTGTCGTGACTATCAGCGATAGCAAGTGCCCAGGTCTTGACTTCGAAAAGAATCCGACGATCGACCTCAAGATATCTATCACTGACATGGTGGATATCACGGACCGTAGCCTGATTTCTGGTGACCCGATCACCGTGACGAAGACGATTAAGGTCAACATTCACGACGTGAACGAACCGCCTTCCATTACGGATAAGACGATCACGGTGAAGGAAGACACCAAGCCGGGTACGGTTGTGGATACCGTTCGCGCAACCGATCCGGATAAGGATCCGAAGAAGCGTGACTTGACTTATAAGCTGGTTGGCGGTGACACGACCACCTTCAAGATTGACCCGAAGACGGGCGCCTTGACGTTGATCGACACCCTCGATTACGAAAACAAGAACAACTACTACGTAGATGTTCAGGTGGACGACGGCGAATTCTACGATACCGCCAAGGTCAAGATCAATATCGGTAACATCGAAGAATGGACTACCGTCGAAATTACGGAAGCAAGTTCCGATAAGAAGACTTGGGAAGATCCTGAAACGATTTACACCAACCATGCGATCCGCGAAATCTGCTGGAACCAAGATGGTTACGATACTTGCATGACTGATCTGAACATCGCCAAGGATTCTGTGGTGGTGATCAAGTGGAAGAACCCGGCCAAGGACCATGCGGGTAGCGATACGGTGAGAATCTACTTCAGCGACGCTATTCCTGAAGTGACCGTGACGGGCAAGCCCACGTTGGTTGATGCTGAAAACGTGTTTACCCTTGTGGAAGATATGGGTAATGACACTAACATCTACATCAACACGATGAAGGATTCTGTCTGGGTGACCATTAAGGATCCTGCCGGTAAGCGCGATACGTCTTTCGCTATCGAAGTGAATCTTGATCCGGTTACGGTTTCTCAGGGTACGCTCGATAAGGTTAGCAAGATTGCCGATTCCAAGCTGATGCGCGACGAAACCGGCAAGAAGGTGACCGAAACTCCGGTGAATGCCAACGCGATCAAGTTCTCTTACAAGGAAATCGTTGGCCAGGATACTGTGACTATTTCTTACATGACCGACAAGAAGGGTAACCCCATCAAGGTGCCGGTGATTAACGACAAGGGTAAGGTTGACTCTGTCGAAGTGATTACCGTGACCTACAAGACTAGGGTTGGCGGCAACAATGGCAAGGACGTCGAAGTTTCTTACCAGGCTGACGCTTTGACCGGTGAAATCTTTGTGAAGGGTCCGTCTGGCGAACTGATGGAACAGGGTGCTTCCAAGACCGTGTTTGCAAACATGGACAAGGATACTTCCAAGACCTTCAGCCGTTACACGACCAACGAAGGCTTGTTTACGATTACCACGACGACCAGGGACGCTCTTGGCAACGACAGGACGATTTCGTACTTCGTCGACAAGAAGGGTAACAAGGTCAAGAGCCCCGAAGGCGATATGGGCTTCTCTGTGACTTACACCTACGAAAACAAGTATGGCAACGTCGCAACGGAATCCGTGTTTATCGTGGTTGACCAGGTGCTGCCGAAGGTGGAAATCCTTTCGCCGACCAACAAGGAAATTATCCGTTCGAACTCTGTGCAGGTTGTTTGGACTGTCGACGGCGTCGTTCAGGATACCTTGACGCTCCAGGGTCTTTCTAAGGGTCCGAACCCGATTATCCGTATCTACCGCGACAAGGCCGGTAACGAAGCCTCTGCTACGGTGTATGTGTACATGAAGGACAGCAAGGATGTTGATATTTCTGTTGAACAGCCGGTGACCGAGATTTCGAGAGAAAAGATCGAAGAATACTACGCTATCAACCCGCCTGAAAAGGGTGAAACCTTTGCTGTGAGTATCCGTAACCCGACTACGGGCGAAGAAGTGGAAACCTTGATCGGTGGCGACTTCAAGACCAAGGAAGGTAGCGGTAAGGAACCGTATCCGGGCGCTTCTGGATCCAAGCACTTGGGCCCGACCCTCGCCATGGATATCAAGGTGCCGGTGATCGACGCTATTTCTGGCCTTGCAACGCTCGACGACTTGATTACTCCGGATGGAATGATCGCTCTCGAACGTACGAACTCCAAGAAGAGCCATAAGATCACTGTTGAAGAATACGTTGAAGAATTCTGCGAAGACGGCTTCAAGATCGGTAGCGATGCAAGCAAGGTGAACCTGTTTGACATCAAGCTGAATGCCAAGATTTGGGTCTACACTTCGCTGGGCAACTTCGTGGATTACTTCAGCTTCACTCAGGAACTGAACGACCCGACCTTCACGGATGACGCCGGTCTCCTTGAGATGTACTTCGAAATGAAACCGGATAAGGATGGCTTTGTGAGGGCTGACAATGGCAAGCAGTATGCTACTGGCGCCTTCGTCTACAAGGTTCAGGCCAATATTCGTTCCAAGGCTCGTTGTACGATTCCGGACGGCACCTACGATCCGGATCACAACACGGGTGATGGCTACGGCGAAACCACCAAGCGCAAGGGTGACGTTGTGAAGAATAGCGACGAACTCTTGAAGTCCTTCGGTTACCGTCGTCCGAAAAACAAATAA
- a CDS encoding translation initiation factor (involved in start site selection during the initiation of translation), with protein MSIEDRSTLVYSTALGGRVKQEKPKAERPQGDGVVRILLKRLGGGKMASVVTGVPLDGPELKELGRELKQKCGVGGSVKDFAIEIQGDKRNLLKTELEKRGYTVKLAGG; from the coding sequence ATGAGTATTGAAGACCGTTCTACACTGGTATATTCGACGGCACTCGGTGGCCGTGTCAAGCAAGAAAAACCTAAGGCGGAGCGCCCCCAGGGTGACGGCGTGGTCCGTATCCTTTTAAAGCGTTTGGGTGGCGGTAAAATGGCGAGCGTGGTGACCGGAGTGCCTCTGGATGGACCCGAACTCAAGGAACTAGGCCGTGAACTCAAGCAAAAGTGCGGGGTCGGCGGTTCTGTCAAGGATTTTGCTATCGAAATCCAGGGCGACAAGCGCAATCTGCTTAAAACGGAGCTGGAAAAGCGCGGGTACACGGTAAAGCTTGCCGGTGGCTAG
- a CDS encoding FecR domain-containing protein, translating to MVRISVSRKTFLRSLFLLAVVPLMAFSAPSVGTAFMPVKDVDRWKAKQSKWTHLGDGAKVYQSDKVRTGAESEVTIRLQDGSSLRIGEKTIVEMESLFEPNDEGGFETKIDVEKGFLNFAVHKLKNKKSKFIFKTGTATASIRGTEGYIGGEGVFFAGLKTGRLEIKPNGSDQPVSIVAGETTFGVDTLVVLKLASSGEARFAKRLLQIISDKSKSMKALKAELEKADTEFQAQLKEEAKQAESTVPENGFIVSTSSPVEICEDGLVVDGSYRTSDEAATLVLKVGNSYTSSNLIRAADGQAHSFSEKVVVNDDNGLWTADKATLEFKGAGVTSTKSIDLMVNKACVDVNTKAPVASIVSYDSLRCIANVMVSEIQNDAGVLVMEADGSKMGEETVTKNSQKRLKLQKGRHEYVVRVEDLASNKAEVTKKMGCYPNKRFPVEVLGPAKEVLKVPPPPQDIPDRITQTLQFRIRIPENDPDYLYKVTVRQNGKVILQESLSQIHNLDYQIPVSLTRGVRNHFDIEVVHKSGYISKAKKDYGVD from the coding sequence ATGGTCAGAATTTCCGTTTCACGCAAAACGTTTTTACGCTCGTTGTTCCTTCTTGCCGTAGTGCCGTTGATGGCGTTTTCGGCACCCTCTGTCGGTACGGCATTTATGCCTGTGAAAGATGTTGATCGCTGGAAGGCCAAGCAGAGTAAGTGGACGCATCTCGGTGACGGTGCTAAAGTTTATCAGTCTGACAAGGTACGTACAGGCGCAGAATCCGAAGTGACGATTCGACTTCAAGATGGAAGCTCTCTTAGGATTGGTGAAAAGACGATTGTTGAAATGGAAAGTCTTTTTGAACCAAACGACGAAGGTGGTTTCGAAACCAAGATCGACGTCGAAAAAGGTTTCTTGAATTTCGCTGTACATAAACTCAAAAACAAGAAGTCTAAATTCATCTTCAAGACAGGTACCGCAACGGCATCGATTCGTGGTACAGAAGGCTATATTGGCGGCGAAGGTGTTTTCTTTGCGGGCTTAAAGACGGGTAGGCTGGAAATCAAGCCTAACGGTTCTGACCAGCCGGTTTCTATTGTCGCTGGCGAAACCACATTCGGGGTTGATACCCTGGTGGTGTTGAAGTTGGCCTCTTCTGGTGAGGCTCGTTTCGCTAAGCGTCTTTTGCAGATTATTTCGGACAAGTCCAAGTCGATGAAGGCTTTGAAGGCTGAACTTGAAAAAGCCGATACTGAATTCCAGGCCCAGCTGAAAGAAGAAGCCAAGCAGGCTGAATCGACGGTTCCCGAAAATGGATTTATTGTAAGCACCTCCTCGCCGGTAGAAATTTGCGAAGACGGACTCGTGGTTGACGGTTCTTACCGTACCTCTGACGAAGCCGCCACGCTGGTATTGAAGGTGGGCAACTCCTATACCTCTAGCAACTTGATTCGCGCTGCCGACGGCCAGGCGCATTCCTTCTCCGAGAAGGTGGTGGTCAACGATGACAACGGACTCTGGACGGCAGATAAGGCAACTCTGGAATTCAAAGGCGCTGGCGTGACCAGTACCAAGTCCATAGACTTGATGGTCAACAAGGCTTGTGTCGACGTGAATACGAAGGCTCCTGTGGCCTCTATCGTTTCTTACGATTCCTTGCGCTGTATCGCCAACGTGATGGTTAGTGAAATTCAGAACGATGCGGGCGTGCTGGTCATGGAAGCAGATGGAAGCAAAATGGGCGAAGAAACGGTGACCAAGAATTCTCAGAAGCGATTGAAACTGCAGAAGGGTCGCCATGAATACGTGGTCCGTGTTGAAGACTTGGCGTCGAACAAGGCTGAAGTCACCAAGAAGATGGGTTGCTACCCGAACAAGAGATTCCCGGTAGAAGTCCTGGGTCCCGCAAAGGAAGTGCTGAAGGTCCCGCCTCCGCCGCAGGATATTCCGGATCGCATTACGCAGACGCTCCAGTTTAGAATTCGAATTCCTGAAAATGATCCTGATTACTTGTACAAGGTAACTGTTAGACAAAACGGCAAGGTCATTTTGCAAGAATCGCTATCGCAGATTCACAACCTGGATTACCAGATTCCAGTGTCGCTAACGCGAGGGGTGAGAAATCATTTTGATATCGAAGTTGTTCACAAGAGTGGATACATATCAAAGGCTAAGAAGGATTACGGGGTTGATTGA